The Dehalococcoidia bacterium region GGCTATTGTAGCATAAGGAAACCTTTTATCATGAGGCCGATGAGAAGTCTCACCGGAATGTTTCAGCATTCCTTTTGGGAGGGCCTGACCACAAATATCGGGCTGGAGATTCGCTTGAGGACTTTTCCCGCAACACTGCCATAGGGTAGCTGCGCTCGTCCTGATCGCCCACAGGTTGACAAAAAGACGAGATTGAACGGATGTCCCTGTGCATAGTTTATGATCTCGCTGGCAGGATCACCTACCACTGTCTCTGATTGTACCTTGAGTCCAGCATCGCGAAGACGTTTCTCCACTCCGCGCAGATAGTCCTCGCAATCGCTCAGGGATTCCACTACTTTCGGAACTGCGTCAGATTTCGGCTTTGGGGATATCGTCGATTTCAGCGTATCCGAGGGGATAGGTGCAGGCTCATAAACTCTGAGCAGAATTACCTCTACCAGCTCACCCCCCCGCTGTCTGGCAACCGCCTCAACATGCGGGAGTACTGCTTCCGCCATCTTCGAACCATCCAACGCAACCAGAAATCTCGTATCCGGCCACTCGTTATGAACGATCTCCCCGGGTACTGTCGCCGGAACCAACCAAACAGGGACAGTAGAAGTACTGAGAACTCGAAGAGCCACACTGCCTACACCCCAAACACCGATTCCTGAATGCCCATGAGTTGACATGAGAATCAAATCAACATTATGTTTTTCAGCGAGGCGAAGCACCTCTTGTTCGGGTTTGCCGACCACCATTTCACCTCGCGCTTTTGGAGCCCTGCCCCTTGTTTCAAAAGATGCAGTCGTTTTGACGTCCCCAAAATCACGACTCGCAATCTCGACAATCTGATTGATATATGCTCGATGCATCGGAGCCATTTCCGCTTCCTCCGGATCGCAAACATTCATGAATATCGGGTCCAGGTTGAGTCTGCGAGCAAGCTGCATCGCGTACTCGAACTCTATCTCGGCCACATTCGAACCATCCAACGGAACAAGCATTTTCTTGTACATAGGATACCCCCGATTAAAGATTCAAGAGTGGATATCGCGCATGTAGCTCATGGCCCTGATTAATGAGAGAATTGTATCATGCCCGGGCCACGATGTCAGTATTCTACTTCTTCGAGGTGAAAGGCGCCCAGCCGAATCCTCATATATAGCAAAATCCCCCCACCGCAAGCTGTGGGGGGATTTGTTTCGGTAAACGATTCGGGCGATCTTAAGCGCCGATCTGTTCCAAGATCACTTTCCGATGATGTCTGGCATCGCCAAAATAGTACTCGCTGGCAAGGGCTTTCCGGTAATGAATGGTGACGTCATGCTCCAGCATGAAGCCATTCCCGCCGTGGATTCTCATACCGCCAAAAACGACTCTGCGGAAAGCATCGCTGGCCCATCCTTTGGCAATGGCCACTTCCTTGGCACAAGGGATACCTTCCGATAGCATCCAAGCCGCATCATAAGTAGTAAGCCTCATCGCATCCACATCGATCGCCATGTCAGCACCGCGATGCTGGATCGCCTGGTAAGATCCGATAGGCTTACCAAATTGGACGCGCTCCTTGGAATACTGGGATGACATCGCTAATATCGCCTCAGCGCCACCGAGCATCTCGGCACACTTGGCGATAGTACACATCTCTAAAACCTTCTGGAAACCGTGCCAGCCTTTATCCACTTGCCCCAAAACAGCACTGGCCGAAACCTTCACATTGTTGAAGCGGACATTACACTGCCTCGATCCATCCAGCGGCTTAAGCACCGTGACTTCCACGCCAGGGGTGGTCCGATCAATCAGGAACAACGTGACGCCATCCTGTTCGCCCTGAGCCTTACTCGTCCTGGCAAAACAGATGATGTAATTGGCCGTATCCGCTTCCGGAACAAACTTCTTCACGCCTGAGAGAACAAATTGGTCTTTTTCTTGAGTGGCCTTCACATCGATTCCCGAAGCATCGTATTTGACTTCTTCTTCCACGATAGCAGAGGTGAGAAGCAATTCGCCCGTGCAAAGCGAGGGGAGGATTTGTTTTTTCTGCTCTTCTGTTCCCATGTGAAGGACAGCCAGCCCGCTGGTGACAGTGGAAAAGAATGGGCCAGGAAGACCAGCACGCCCCATCTCCTGGAGGAGCACCACTAAATCAAGGAAGCTCCCCCCCTCACCACCGTATTGCGGAGGGAACGCCAACCCCATCCACCCCAGATCCGCCATCTCTTTCCACAACTCAGGAGGAGGATTTTCCCCTTCATCCATCAGCTTTCTAACTTCCGGTCCGGGACATCTGTTGATGAGAAAATCCCGAGACATTTTCTGCAGCATCTCTTGTTCTTCATTCAGATCAAAGTCCACCTTAAACCTCCTGCTTTATGTAACGTGCAAACGAACGGCCTATCCCCGCAAACATCGCCCACACCCATAGCCGATGATGCCATCAAACCAAAGGTCATCGTAGCACAGGTACAATTTGTCTGTCAACAGAGTTTTGGGCATTCCGGCTCTATCCGGCCCACACTGACTGCTAGAAAATCCCATCACCAAGAGACATTTGTGAAATCCGTCAGCAAGATGATATAATTACCCCGGTTTGAAAACCAAAGGGATCAAGCTATACTCAGCAACAACAGCCCAGTCAACCGGCAGGTAAGAGAGTCGAGAACAAAAAAAAGACCGTCCGAGCGTGGATGGGAAAGGACAAGGTAAGGGGGTTATGGCAAAAACAACAGAGAATAATCCAAGCAACAAGAGAACCAGCTGTAAAAGAGGTACCCCAAAGGGAGTCAATCTGCTGCGTGAGCCATTCTTGAACAAAGATACCGCATTCACCGAGCAGGAGCGGGACAGTTGCGGCATTCGTGGTTTTCTGCCGCCGTATGTTCTCTCTCAGGATGAGCAGGTCAAGCGGGTTATGGAGAACTACCACAAGAGAGCAACTCCTTTTGAAAAGCACATCTATCTCCGGTCAATTCAGGACTCCAATGAGGACCTATTCTATCGGGTGGTCATGGATAATGTCACCGAGATGATGCCGCTCATCTACACGCCGGTGGTCGGACAAGCATGCCAGGAGTTCAGCCATATTTTCGAGAAGCCGCGAGGCCTTTTCATTACGCCGAAAGACAAGGGGAAGATCGCCGATATCCTCCGAACTTGGCCACAGAAAGACGTGCGCATTATCGTGGTCACCGACGGCGAGCGAATTCTGGGACTTGGAGACCAGGGCGCTGACGGAATGGGTATCCCGATCGGCAAGCTTTCCCTCTATATCGCCTGCGCCGGCATCAATCCGGCACAGTGTCTCCCCGTAACGCTCGATGTTGGAACCAATAGCGAAGCCAAGCTCAATGACCCTCTTTACATAGGCATACGGGAGAAACGTCTTCGGGGACAGGCCTACGACGATTTGGTGGAAGAGTTTATCGTGGCAACCCAGGAGGTCTTTCCCGAACCATTGATCCAGTTCGAGGATTTCGGCAACACCAACGCCTTCCGTCTATTGACCAAGTATCGAGACCGGATTTGCACTTTCAATGATGATATCCAGGGAACAGGATCTGTTATCGTATCGGGCCTATATTCTGCCATGCGAATAACCGGGGGCAAGTTAGAAAAGCAAAAGATACTGTTCCAGGGCGCCGGCGAAGCGGGGACAGGAATCGCCGATTTGATCGTCGCCGCAATGATAGAAGAAGGGCTGTCCGAAGAGAAGGCACGGCAGCAGTGCTGGTTTGTGGACTCCAAAGGATTGGTCATCAAGAGCCGGACTGACTTGGCCGAGCACAAGCTCCCTTACGCTCACGAGCATAAGCCGGTGACGGATTTCCTTTCTGCCGTTGAAGCACTCAAGCCAACAGTGATCATCGGAGCCTCTGCCCAGCCCAAAACATTCACTCAGTCGATTATAGAGGCTGTGTCGAAGATCAACGAAAGGCCGATCGTGTTCGCCATCTCGAACCCAACATCTAAAGCCGAATGTACCGCTGAAGAAGCATACAAATGGTCGAAAGGCCGCGCCGTGTTCGCCAGCGGCAGCCCATTCGACCCCGTGACGCTCAACGGCAAAACGTTTGTGCCGGGCCAGGGAAACAACGCCTATATCTTCCCGGGGGTGGGAATGGGCGCTATTGCATGTGGGGCCAAGCGTGTGACAGACGAAATGTTCTCTGCCGCTGCCAAAGCGCTGGCCGGGGAAGTAGCTGAGTCTGATCTGGAGAAAGGGCGCATCTATCCACCCTTGAGCATGATTCGACATCTTTCCGCAGTCGTTGCCACCGCAACAGCGGAAGTGGCTTTCAAGCGAGGCTTGACGAAAAAACGCAAACCCGCCGATATTGTGGCGTTCATGAAATCCCAGATGTACGATCCAAAGTACTAGACTTAAGCTAGCTGGGACCTTCTGAAGAAACAGGCCCAGTTCGTCAAGCAGCCATCAAAGGGCCGCTGAAAACCGATATTTTCAGCGGCCCTCCTATTTTCCCTTAAAGTTTTTGTCGTCTTGAAGCGCTCTACGAGATGGAGTAATATAGTGTAAGTGATTATCGGTCGTGCCCCTGTAGCTCAGAGGATAGAGTACCGGCCTCCGGAGCCGGGTGCGAGAGTTCGAGTCTCTCCAGGGGCGCTATAGAGGCCAGCAGTCAAAAATCCGCACTCAACCTATTCACAACTGCTGACCGCAGGCCGAAAAATAAAGGAGGTCAGTTTTGCCTATAACAGAAGTTCGTTGGCACGGCCGGGGAGGACAAGGCGCAGTAACTTCTGCCGAACTAGTCGCCCTTGCTGCCATCGAGAAAGGGAAGTACGGCCAATCGTTCCCCAGCTTCGGGCCTGAGAGAAGAGGCGCTCCGGTGCAGGCCTTCCTCAGAGTGGACGATGAGCCCATCAGAGTGAGAGCGGAGATATCCGAGCCGGATGTAGTAGTGGTTC contains the following coding sequences:
- a CDS encoding universal stress protein, with translation MYKKMLVPLDGSNVAEIEFEYAMQLARRLNLDPIFMNVCDPEEAEMAPMHRAYINQIVEIASRDFGDVKTTASFETRGRAPKARGEMVVGKPEQEVLRLAEKHNVDLILMSTHGHSGIGVWGVGSVALRVLSTSTVPVWLVPATVPGEIVHNEWPDTRFLVALDGSKMAEAVLPHVEAVARQRGGELVEVILLRVYEPAPIPSDTLKSTISPKPKSDAVPKVVESLSDCEDYLRGVEKRLRDAGLKVQSETVVGDPASEIINYAQGHPFNLVFLSTCGRSGRAQLPYGSVAGKVLKRISSPIFVVRPSQKEC
- a CDS encoding acyl-CoA/acyl-ACP dehydrogenase, which produces MDFDLNEEQEMLQKMSRDFLINRCPGPEVRKLMDEGENPPPELWKEMADLGWMGLAFPPQYGGEGGSFLDLVVLLQEMGRAGLPGPFFSTVTSGLAVLHMGTEEQKKQILPSLCTGELLLTSAIVEEEVKYDASGIDVKATQEKDQFVLSGVKKFVPEADTANYIICFARTSKAQGEQDGVTLFLIDRTTPGVEVTVLKPLDGSRQCNVRFNNVKVSASAVLGQVDKGWHGFQKVLEMCTIAKCAEMLGGAEAILAMSSQYSKERVQFGKPIGSYQAIQHRGADMAIDVDAMRLTTYDAAWMLSEGIPCAKEVAIAKGWASDAFRRVVFGGMRIHGGNGFMLEHDVTIHYRKALASEYYFGDARHHRKVILEQIGA
- a CDS encoding NAD-dependent malic enzyme — translated: MAKTTENNPSNKRTSCKRGTPKGVNLLREPFLNKDTAFTEQERDSCGIRGFLPPYVLSQDEQVKRVMENYHKRATPFEKHIYLRSIQDSNEDLFYRVVMDNVTEMMPLIYTPVVGQACQEFSHIFEKPRGLFITPKDKGKIADILRTWPQKDVRIIVVTDGERILGLGDQGADGMGIPIGKLSLYIACAGINPAQCLPVTLDVGTNSEAKLNDPLYIGIREKRLRGQAYDDLVEEFIVATQEVFPEPLIQFEDFGNTNAFRLLTKYRDRICTFNDDIQGTGSVIVSGLYSAMRITGGKLEKQKILFQGAGEAGTGIADLIVAAMIEEGLSEEKARQQCWFVDSKGLVIKSRTDLAEHKLPYAHEHKPVTDFLSAVEALKPTVIIGASAQPKTFTQSIIEAVSKINERPIVFAISNPTSKAECTAEEAYKWSKGRAVFASGSPFDPVTLNGKTFVPGQGNNAYIFPGVGMGAIACGAKRVTDEMFSAAAKALAGEVAESDLEKGRIYPPLSMIRHLSAVVATATAEVAFKRGLTKKRKPADIVAFMKSQMYDPKY